In Streptomyces sp. NBC_00306, a single genomic region encodes these proteins:
- a CDS encoding pyruvate carboxylase — MFGKVLVANRGEIAIRAFRAAFELGISTVAVFPHEDRNSLHRAKADEAYQIGEPGHPVRAYLSVDEVVKAAQKAGADAIYPGYGFLSENPDLAAACAEAGITFVGPPASVLHLTGNKARAVAAAKEAGVPVLKSSEPTTDVDALVAASEDIGFPVFVKAVAGGGGRGMRRVAEPGELRECIDAAMREAQSAFGDATVFLEQAVVNPRHIEVQILADAEGNVVHLYERDCSVQRRHQKVVEIAPAPNLDPDLRARICADAVAFARHIGYVNAGTVEFLVDERGNHVFIEMNPRIQVEHTVTEQVTGRDLVIGQLRIAAGMSLPELRLTQDDIELNGTALQCRITTEDPANGFRPDTGTISAYRSPGGPGVRLDGGTVHTGAEVSAHFDSMLVKLTCHGHDFANAARRARRAIAEFRIRGVSTNLPFLGAVLDHPDFRAGRITTSFIDEHPELIRARPSADRGSRMLSYLAETTVNRPHGPRPQVIDPVDKLPAVSLTTPAPDGSRQRLAALGPEAFAAELRRQKAVAVTDTTFRDAHQSLLATRVRTRDLLAVAPYVARTAPELLSLECWGGATYDVALRFLAEDPWERLAQLREAVPNICTQMLLRGRNTVGYTPYPTEVTEAFVAEAAATGMDIFRIFDALNDVNQMRPAIDAVRATGTALAEVALCYTADLSDPAESLYTLDYYLRLAEEIVEAGAHVLAIKDMAGLLRPPAARTLVTALRERFDLPVHLHTHDTAGGQLATLIAAIDAGVDAVDAAVASMAGTTSQPPLSALVAATDHSERATGLSLQAVGDLEPYWEATRKVYAPFESGLASPTGRIYHHEIPGGQLSNLRQQAIALGLGDRFELIEDCYAAADRMLGRLVKVTPSSKVVGDLALHLVGAGVEASDFESDPGKFDVPDSVIGFLRGELGDPPGGWPEPFRTRALQGRPEKADAPTLDDEDRRGLAQTRRATLNRLLFPGPTKEFEAHRESYGDTSVLPTRDFLYGLEPETEHTVTLEPGVTLLIELEAISEADERGFRTVMATLNGQLRPVAVRDESVATEVKAAEKAERGNERHVAAPFAGVVTLQVAEGDSVDAGQTVATIEAMKMEASITAQSAGTVSRLAIGRIQQVEAGDLLIELG; from the coding sequence ATGTTCGGCAAGGTATTGGTCGCCAACCGCGGTGAGATCGCCATTCGCGCGTTCCGCGCTGCGTTCGAGCTCGGCATCTCCACGGTGGCGGTCTTTCCGCACGAGGACCGCAACTCATTGCACCGGGCCAAAGCGGACGAGGCGTATCAGATCGGCGAACCCGGCCATCCCGTGCGGGCCTACCTGTCCGTGGACGAGGTCGTCAAGGCCGCCCAGAAGGCGGGGGCCGACGCGATCTACCCCGGCTACGGATTCCTCTCGGAGAATCCGGACCTGGCCGCCGCCTGCGCGGAGGCCGGTATCACGTTCGTCGGGCCGCCGGCCTCGGTCCTCCATCTGACCGGCAACAAGGCCCGTGCCGTCGCGGCGGCGAAGGAGGCCGGTGTACCGGTCCTCAAGTCGTCGGAGCCGACCACCGACGTGGACGCGCTCGTGGCGGCCTCCGAGGACATCGGCTTCCCCGTCTTCGTCAAGGCCGTCGCCGGCGGCGGCGGCCGGGGCATGCGCCGGGTCGCCGAGCCCGGCGAGCTGCGCGAATGCATCGACGCGGCCATGCGCGAGGCGCAGTCCGCGTTCGGCGACGCCACGGTCTTCCTCGAGCAGGCGGTCGTCAACCCCCGCCACATCGAGGTGCAGATCCTCGCCGACGCCGAGGGCAACGTGGTGCACCTGTACGAGCGCGACTGCTCGGTGCAGCGGCGTCACCAGAAGGTCGTCGAGATCGCCCCGGCCCCGAATCTGGACCCCGACCTGCGGGCGCGCATCTGCGCCGACGCCGTCGCCTTCGCCCGGCACATCGGCTATGTGAACGCGGGCACCGTCGAGTTCCTCGTCGACGAGCGCGGCAACCACGTCTTCATCGAGATGAACCCCCGCATCCAGGTGGAGCACACGGTCACCGAGCAGGTCACCGGCCGTGACCTGGTGATCGGACAGCTGCGCATCGCGGCCGGGATGTCGCTGCCGGAACTGCGGCTCACCCAGGACGACATCGAGCTGAACGGCACCGCGCTCCAGTGCCGGATCACCACCGAGGACCCGGCCAACGGCTTCCGGCCCGACACCGGCACCATTTCCGCCTACCGGTCACCGGGCGGCCCCGGCGTACGGCTCGACGGCGGCACCGTGCACACCGGCGCCGAGGTGTCCGCGCACTTCGACTCGATGCTCGTCAAGCTGACCTGCCACGGGCACGACTTCGCGAACGCCGCCCGTCGGGCGCGCCGCGCCATCGCCGAGTTCCGCATCCGCGGTGTGTCCACCAACCTGCCCTTCCTCGGGGCGGTGCTCGACCACCCCGACTTCCGGGCCGGCCGTATCACCACGAGCTTCATCGACGAGCACCCGGAGCTCATCCGGGCCCGCCCCTCCGCCGACCGCGGCAGCCGTATGCTCAGCTATCTCGCGGAGACGACCGTCAACCGGCCCCACGGCCCGCGGCCGCAGGTCATCGACCCCGTCGACAAGCTGCCCGCCGTCTCCCTCACCACACCGGCGCCCGACGGCTCCCGGCAGCGCCTCGCGGCTCTCGGGCCGGAGGCGTTCGCCGCCGAACTGCGCAGGCAGAAGGCCGTGGCCGTCACCGACACGACGTTCCGTGACGCCCATCAGTCCCTGCTCGCGACCCGGGTGCGGACCCGCGATCTGCTCGCTGTCGCTCCCTACGTCGCCCGGACGGCTCCGGAACTGCTCAGCCTGGAGTGCTGGGGCGGCGCGACCTACGACGTGGCGCTGCGCTTCCTCGCCGAGGACCCCTGGGAGCGGCTCGCTCAACTGCGCGAAGCGGTGCCCAACATCTGTACGCAGATGCTGCTGCGCGGACGCAACACCGTCGGCTACACGCCCTACCCGACCGAGGTGACCGAGGCGTTCGTGGCCGAGGCCGCGGCGACCGGTATGGACATCTTCCGCATCTTCGACGCGCTCAACGACGTCAACCAGATGCGGCCGGCGATCGACGCGGTGCGGGCCACGGGTACGGCCCTGGCGGAAGTCGCCCTGTGCTACACCGCCGATCTCTCCGACCCCGCCGAGTCCCTCTACACGCTGGACTACTACCTGCGCCTCGCTGAGGAGATCGTCGAGGCCGGGGCGCACGTCCTGGCCATCAAGGACATGGCGGGCCTGCTGCGCCCGCCGGCCGCCCGCACGCTGGTGACCGCGCTGCGGGAGCGGTTCGATCTGCCGGTGCATCTGCACACCCACGACACGGCCGGCGGACAGCTCGCGACACTGATCGCCGCGATCGACGCGGGAGTCGACGCCGTGGACGCCGCCGTCGCGTCGATGGCGGGCACCACCAGCCAGCCGCCGCTGTCGGCGCTGGTCGCCGCGACCGACCACAGCGAGCGGGCCACCGGGCTCTCGCTCCAGGCGGTCGGTGATTTGGAGCCGTACTGGGAGGCGACCCGGAAGGTCTACGCGCCGTTCGAGTCCGGTCTCGCCTCGCCCACCGGCCGGATCTACCACCACGAGATTCCGGGCGGCCAGCTGTCGAACCTGCGCCAGCAGGCCATCGCGCTCGGCCTGGGCGACCGGTTCGAACTGATCGAGGACTGCTACGCCGCGGCCGACCGGATGCTGGGCCGCCTGGTGAAGGTGACCCCGTCGTCGAAGGTCGTGGGCGACCTGGCGCTGCATCTGGTGGGCGCCGGTGTGGAGGCCTCGGACTTCGAGTCCGATCCGGGCAAGTTCGATGTACCGGACTCGGTGATCGGGTTTCTCCGCGGCGAGCTGGGCGACCCGCCCGGCGGGTGGCCGGAGCCCTTCCGTACCCGTGCGCTGCAGGGCCGACCGGAGAAGGCGGACGCCCCGACCCTCGACGACGAGGACCGGCGAGGTCTTGCTCAGACGCGCAGGGCGACCCTGAACCGGCTGCTGTTCCCCGGGCCGACCAAGGAGTTCGAGGCGCACCGTGAGTCCTACGGCGACACCTCGGTCCTGCCGACGCGGGACTTCCTCTACGGCCTGGAGCCCGAGACCGAGCACACGGTCACCCTCGAACCCGGAGTGACCCTGCTGATCGAGCTGGAGGCCATCTCGGAGGCCGACGAGCGGGGCTTCCGTACGGTCATGGCCACCCTCAACGGGCAGTTGCGGCCGGTGGCCGTGCGGGACGAGTCCGTCGCGACCGAGGTCAAGGCGGCGGAGAAGGCGGAGCGCGGCAACGAGCGTCATGTCGCGGCGCCGTTCGCCGGAGTGGTCACCCTCCAGGTCGCCGAGGGTGATTCGGTGGACGCCGGTCAGACGGTCGCCACCATCGAGGCGATGAAGATGGAGGCGTCCATCACCGCCCAGAGCGCGGGCACCGTGAGCAGGCTCGCGATCGGCAGGATTCAGCAGGTCGAGGCGGGCGATCTGCTCATCGAGCTCGGCTGA
- a CDS encoding NAD(+)/NADH kinase gives MTVKRVGLVVHRGRPEAVAAADVVTAWCAENDIACTETDVWNLGEQRHSAREEVDAAGHPDLIVTLGGDGTFLRGARLAAESDAVVLGVDLGTVGFLTEVPAADVRRALDAVHAGRARVETRMLLTMRASRRLQLPQEMETVLCYGRGPMLPPPVVPDESDQGGWGVSLHVRAVNDVVVEKLVRDRQVALGVYVSGRLLASYSADAVLVATPTGSTAYSFAAGGPVVSPFAEAVVFTPVAPHMTFNRSVVAAPDEPIGLRVLPHSGRAAVSVDGQLRGLLDPGDWIGVFAAERRLRVIRFGPTDFYGRLRDRMGLTDAPAAAAAGDPARLWPASEPVPADLQHLRLPPGYDV, from the coding sequence ATGACAGTGAAGCGAGTGGGACTCGTGGTGCACCGGGGGCGCCCCGAGGCCGTGGCGGCGGCCGATGTCGTGACCGCATGGTGCGCGGAGAACGACATCGCCTGCACCGAGACCGACGTGTGGAACCTGGGCGAGCAGCGGCACAGCGCGCGTGAGGAGGTCGATGCCGCCGGGCATCCCGATCTCATCGTCACTCTGGGCGGTGACGGCACCTTCCTGCGGGGAGCCCGGCTGGCCGCCGAGAGCGACGCGGTCGTCCTCGGGGTGGACCTGGGCACGGTGGGTTTCCTCACCGAGGTCCCCGCGGCGGACGTCCGCCGGGCACTCGACGCCGTGCACGCCGGGCGCGCCCGGGTGGAGACCCGCATGCTGCTCACCATGCGTGCCTCACGTCGCCTCCAACTGCCCCAGGAGATGGAGACGGTGCTCTGCTACGGCCGGGGCCCGATGCTGCCGCCCCCGGTCGTCCCCGACGAGTCCGACCAGGGCGGGTGGGGAGTCTCGCTGCACGTCCGGGCGGTCAACGACGTCGTGGTGGAGAAACTCGTCCGCGACCGCCAGGTCGCCCTGGGCGTCTACGTCTCGGGGCGGCTGCTCGCCTCGTACTCCGCGGACGCCGTCCTGGTCGCGACGCCCACCGGGTCCACCGCCTACAGTTTCGCCGCGGGCGGTCCGGTCGTGTCGCCGTTCGCCGAGGCCGTGGTGTTCACTCCGGTCGCCCCGCACATGACCTTCAACCGGTCCGTCGTCGCCGCCCCCGACGAGCCGATCGGGCTGCGGGTCCTGCCGCACTCCGGACGGGCCGCGGTGAGCGTCGACGGTCAGCTGCGGGGGCTGCTCGACCCCGGCGACTGGATCGGCGTCTTCGCCGCCGAGCGCCGGCTGCGGGTGATCCGGTTCGGACCGACCGACTTCTACGGCCGGCTGCGGGACCGGATGGGGCTCACGGACGCCCCGGCGGCCGCGGCGGCGGGCGACCCCGCGCGTCTGTGGCCGGCCTCGGAACCGGTCCCCGCCGATCTGCAACACCTGCGTCTGCCCCCTGGCTACGACGTCTGA
- a CDS encoding discoidin domain-containing protein, with protein sequence MPATLARPLRPPAGPAQHRTLTALVITALVATLLGILPASPAHAAPVLLSQGRTVTASSQENGGTPASAAVDGDNGTRWASAFSDPQWIQVDLGTSATVNQVVLAWETAYAKAYRVEFSTNGTSWTTVHSTTTATGGTETLNVSGTARYVRVYGTARATQYGYSLWEFKVYGTTDGVPQIPGGGDLGPNVVVFDPSTPNIQGRLDQIFRQQESAQFGSGRYQLLFKPGTYNNINAQIGFYTSISGLGLNPDDTTFNGDVTVDAGWFNGNATQNFWRSAENLALNPVNGTNRWAVSQAAPFRRMHVKGGLNLAPTGYGWASGGYIADSKIDGTVGPYSQQQWYTRDSSVGGWTNGVWNMTFSGVQGAPAQSFPNPPYTTLETTPVSREKPFLYLDGNEYKVFAPAKRVGARGTSWGNGTPQGESVPLSRFYVVKPGATAATINAALDQGLHLLFTPGVYHVDSTINVNRANTIVLGLGLATIIPDNGVTAMKVADVDGVKLAGFLIDAGPVNSPTLLEVGPAGSSADHAANPTTVQDVFIRVGGAGPGKATTSMVVNSDDAIIDHTWVWRADHGDGVGWETNRADYGVRVNGDDVLATGLFVEHFNKYDVEWYGERGRTIFFQNEKAYDAPNQAAIQNGGTKGYAAYKVADSVNTHEGWGMGSYCYYNVDPTIRQDHGFQAPVKPGVRFHGLLVVSLSGNGQYEHVINNTGSPTSGTSTVPSVVANFP encoded by the coding sequence ATGCCCGCCACCCTCGCCAGACCCCTGCGCCCACCCGCCGGCCCCGCGCAGCACCGCACATTGACGGCACTCGTCATCACCGCCCTCGTCGCAACCCTGCTCGGTATCCTGCCCGCCTCGCCGGCGCACGCGGCGCCCGTCCTGCTCTCCCAGGGCAGGACGGTGACCGCCTCCAGCCAGGAGAACGGCGGGACACCCGCGTCCGCCGCGGTGGACGGCGACAACGGCACCCGGTGGGCGAGCGCGTTCAGCGACCCGCAGTGGATCCAAGTCGACCTCGGCACCAGTGCCACGGTGAACCAGGTCGTCCTCGCCTGGGAGACGGCCTACGCCAAGGCGTACCGCGTCGAGTTCTCCACCAACGGCACCAGTTGGACCACCGTGCACTCCACCACCACCGCGACCGGCGGCACCGAGACGCTCAACGTCTCCGGCACCGCGCGCTACGTCCGGGTGTACGGCACTGCCCGTGCGACCCAGTACGGCTACTCGCTCTGGGAGTTCAAGGTCTACGGCACGACGGACGGCGTCCCGCAGATACCGGGCGGCGGTGACCTCGGCCCCAACGTCGTCGTCTTCGACCCGTCCACCCCGAACATCCAGGGCAGGCTCGACCAGATCTTCCGGCAGCAGGAGTCCGCGCAGTTCGGCAGCGGCCGCTACCAGCTGCTCTTCAAGCCCGGCACGTACAACAACATCAACGCGCAGATCGGCTTCTACACCTCCATCTCCGGCCTCGGGCTGAACCCGGACGACACCACCTTCAACGGGGACGTGACCGTCGACGCCGGCTGGTTCAACGGCAACGCCACGCAGAACTTCTGGCGCTCCGCCGAGAACCTCGCGCTCAATCCGGTCAACGGCACCAACCGCTGGGCGGTCTCCCAGGCCGCGCCCTTCCGCCGTATGCACGTCAAGGGCGGGCTCAACCTCGCGCCGACCGGTTACGGCTGGGCCAGCGGCGGCTACATCGCCGACAGCAAGATCGACGGCACGGTCGGCCCGTACTCGCAGCAGCAGTGGTACACCCGTGACAGTTCGGTCGGCGGTTGGACCAACGGCGTCTGGAACATGACCTTCTCCGGTGTACAGGGGGCACCGGCGCAGAGCTTCCCCAACCCGCCGTACACCACGCTGGAGACCACGCCGGTCTCCCGCGAGAAGCCCTTCCTGTACCTCGACGGCAACGAGTACAAGGTGTTCGCGCCCGCCAAGCGGGTGGGGGCGCGCGGCACCTCGTGGGGCAACGGCACGCCGCAGGGCGAGTCAGTCCCGCTCAGCAGGTTCTACGTGGTCAAGCCCGGTGCCACCGCCGCCACCATCAACGCGGCCCTCGACCAGGGGTTGCACCTACTGTTCACCCCCGGCGTGTACCACGTCGACAGCACGATCAACGTGAACCGTGCCAACACGATCGTGCTCGGTCTCGGGCTCGCCACGATCATTCCGGACAACGGTGTGACCGCCATGAAGGTGGCCGACGTGGACGGTGTGAAGCTGGCCGGCTTCCTCATCGACGCGGGACCGGTCAACTCCCCGACCCTGCTGGAGGTCGGTCCGGCCGGATCGTCGGCGGACCACGCGGCGAACCCGACGACCGTCCAGGACGTGTTCATCCGCGTCGGCGGCGCGGGCCCCGGCAAGGCCACCACCAGCATGGTCGTCAACAGCGACGACGCGATCATCGACCACACCTGGGTGTGGCGCGCCGACCACGGCGACGGCGTGGGCTGGGAGACCAACCGCGCCGACTACGGGGTCCGGGTCAACGGTGACGACGTGCTGGCCACCGGACTGTTCGTCGAGCACTTCAACAAGTACGACGTGGAGTGGTACGGCGAACGCGGCAGAACGATCTTCTTCCAGAACGAGAAGGCGTACGACGCACCCAACCAGGCCGCCATCCAGAACGGCGGCACCAAGGGGTACGCGGCCTACAAGGTCGCCGACTCGGTGAACACGCACGAGGGCTGGGGGATGGGCAGCTACTGCTACTACAACGTCGACCCGACGATCCGGCAGGACCACGGCTTCCAGGCCCCGGTGAAACCGGGCGTCCGATTCCATGGCCTCCTCGTCGTCTCGCTCAGCGGCAACGGGCAGTACGAGCACGTCATCAACAACACCGGCTCACCCACCTCGGGAACGTCGACCGTGCCCTCGGTCGTCGCCAACTTCCCGTAG
- a CDS encoding helix-turn-helix transcriptional regulator, translated as MTSTVHRPAPVGRAELLARLERVLHTRGRALLTGPAGIGKTEMALAAAAQAESRGETVLWLATLPADRDIPGAAAAALLASVRASVSWPATHAPGGPGGPGAADALEALPGPQRSAVAMLCREAPIPEGGWDPIALRLALAQILRTLAARAPVLLVVDGVQHIDADSADLLRFALHLAPPALRVIAAETPSAYSPTAPGPGEPPQDPSGPEALWVPSEADVLFVPALHADEIAELLVHHRLPSRMAGRIHRASGGNPRLALAVGRSLADARTPVHHAEALSLSGRARDLARQLLGAASPAVRATLLLAALALRPTAALIRRAGRATAEADLAAAERANLITLTEDGTVAFSAGVLPSTLVHDACWNERSAGHTALARVVNDPVEAVRHRALAADAPDEHLAQEVAAAADTARRRGNSALAAELALLAAESTPVEHGGKRIARLVDAAEEAARAARADLAMRAATDLLARDATPADRVRARLAVLDTAGQGLGDLDETYVHAMEDSEDDTALRAAVQLRLAVKYVLADGDPVRSRAAAVESARLAASVGDRQTATRALTVQARMERVLGSAEEQRVLAEARALELVDRPLGIRNAAQILTIRHALFDDRLTDARDQLNALLPLVERRGTVEDAIELFRTLAEIEARQGLCAAAVAHAGRSLALTLEAGLSPGPAWYALALAETAGGSFARAASYARRSVQASEEEGDRVFLSRSLYALGRVQLVAGDVTEAVETLRRVRADEQAQSTVDPSMLRWHEELAEALVAGDAPEEAAFLLAGVRPVAERLGRTTVLLGCDRAYALYLAASGKPEEAAELLTETAERFDAAGLPLERGRALIALARVERRRRRRSSAQSALQTAAAVFERTGALPWLALAAETPSRSAEPDPARGGAQNSLTEAELRLAALVREGASNQEAAAKLYLSVKTVEARLTRIYQKLDVRSRAQLATALNSWPAHRPPPETTDGPAGP; from the coding sequence GTGACGTCGACGGTTCACCGCCCCGCGCCGGTCGGGCGGGCCGAGCTCCTGGCCCGGCTCGAGCGGGTCCTGCACACCCGGGGGCGCGCGCTCCTCACCGGTCCCGCCGGAATCGGCAAGACGGAGATGGCCCTGGCCGCCGCCGCACAGGCCGAGTCCCGCGGCGAGACCGTGCTCTGGCTGGCCACATTGCCCGCCGACCGGGACATACCCGGAGCGGCGGCGGCCGCCCTTCTCGCGTCCGTCCGGGCCTCCGTGTCGTGGCCCGCCACTCACGCCCCCGGCGGGCCCGGCGGTCCCGGAGCGGCCGACGCACTCGAAGCACTGCCCGGACCGCAGCGCAGCGCCGTCGCCATGCTGTGCCGCGAGGCGCCCATCCCCGAGGGCGGTTGGGATCCCATCGCGCTGCGGCTCGCCCTGGCCCAGATCCTGCGGACCCTCGCCGCGCGGGCTCCGGTCCTGCTCGTCGTCGACGGCGTCCAGCACATCGACGCCGACAGCGCGGACCTGCTGCGCTTCGCGCTGCATCTGGCTCCGCCGGCGCTGCGGGTCATCGCCGCCGAGACCCCTTCCGCGTACTCCCCCACGGCTCCGGGACCCGGCGAGCCCCCGCAGGACCCGTCAGGCCCCGAAGCTCTGTGGGTGCCCTCCGAGGCGGATGTGCTGTTCGTGCCGGCCCTGCACGCCGACGAGATCGCCGAGCTCCTCGTCCACCACCGGCTGCCGTCCCGGATGGCCGGCCGTATCCACCGGGCCAGCGGCGGCAATCCCCGGCTGGCGCTCGCCGTCGGCCGTTCGCTCGCCGACGCCCGGACACCGGTCCACCACGCCGAGGCACTGTCGCTGTCGGGCCGTGCCCGCGACCTCGCCCGGCAGCTCCTGGGCGCCGCCTCCCCGGCCGTACGCGCCACCCTGCTGCTCGCCGCCCTGGCGCTGCGGCCGACAGCGGCTCTGATCCGCCGCGCGGGCCGCGCCACGGCAGAGGCCGACCTCGCCGCCGCCGAGCGGGCGAACCTCATCACGCTCACCGAGGACGGCACCGTCGCCTTCAGCGCCGGCGTCCTGCCGTCCACCCTCGTGCACGACGCCTGCTGGAACGAGCGCAGCGCGGGGCACACCGCACTGGCCCGCGTGGTCAACGACCCCGTCGAAGCGGTACGGCACCGGGCGCTGGCCGCCGACGCGCCCGACGAACACCTCGCGCAGGAGGTCGCCGCGGCGGCCGACACCGCGCGCCGCCGCGGCAACAGCGCCCTGGCCGCCGAACTCGCCCTGCTCGCCGCCGAGTCCACACCCGTCGAGCACGGCGGGAAGCGGATAGCGCGGCTCGTGGATGCGGCCGAGGAAGCCGCGCGGGCGGCGCGCGCGGATCTCGCGATGCGCGCCGCCACCGATCTGCTGGCCCGTGACGCCACCCCCGCCGACCGGGTGCGCGCTCGTCTCGCGGTGCTGGACACGGCGGGCCAGGGGCTCGGCGACCTCGACGAGACCTATGTGCACGCCATGGAGGACTCGGAGGACGACACGGCCCTGCGAGCGGCCGTCCAGCTCCGGCTGGCGGTCAAGTACGTGCTCGCCGACGGTGATCCCGTACGCTCCCGCGCGGCCGCCGTCGAATCGGCCCGGCTCGCAGCCTCGGTGGGCGACCGGCAGACGGCGACCCGGGCCCTGACGGTGCAGGCACGCATGGAACGGGTCCTCGGCTCCGCGGAGGAGCAGCGGGTGCTCGCGGAGGCGCGTGCGCTCGAACTGGTCGACCGTCCGCTCGGCATCCGCAACGCGGCCCAGATCCTGACGATCCGTCATGCCCTGTTCGACGACCGGCTCACCGACGCCCGCGATCAGCTGAACGCGCTGCTGCCGCTCGTCGAGCGGCGGGGCACCGTCGAGGACGCCATCGAACTCTTCCGGACGCTCGCGGAGATCGAGGCCCGCCAGGGCCTGTGTGCCGCGGCGGTGGCCCACGCCGGACGGTCCCTCGCCCTGACCCTGGAGGCCGGGCTGTCCCCCGGGCCCGCTTGGTACGCCCTGGCCCTCGCCGAGACCGCGGGCGGCAGCTTCGCGCGCGCCGCGAGCTACGCCCGGCGCAGTGTCCAGGCGTCCGAGGAGGAGGGTGACCGGGTCTTCCTCTCCCGCAGTCTCTACGCGCTCGGCCGGGTCCAACTCGTCGCAGGCGACGTGACGGAAGCCGTGGAGACGCTGCGCCGTGTCCGCGCGGACGAGCAGGCCCAGTCGACCGTCGACCCGTCGATGCTGCGCTGGCACGAGGAGTTGGCGGAGGCGCTGGTCGCCGGAGACGCCCCGGAGGAGGCCGCCTTCCTGCTGGCCGGTGTCCGCCCGGTGGCCGAACGGCTCGGCCGGACGACCGTACTGCTGGGCTGCGACCGGGCGTACGCGCTGTATCTGGCGGCGAGCGGCAAGCCCGAAGAGGCGGCGGAGCTGCTGACGGAGACCGCCGAGCGGTTCGACGCGGCGGGACTGCCGCTGGAGCGGGGGCGGGCCCTCATCGCGCTGGCCCGGGTCGAGCGCCGTCGCCGACGGCGCTCCTCCGCTCAGAGCGCCCTCCAGACGGCGGCCGCGGTCTTCGAACGCACGGGAGCACTGCCCTGGCTGGCGCTGGCGGCGGAGACGCCGTCCCGCTCGGCCGAGCCCGATCCCGCCCGCGGCGGCGCTCAGAACTCCCTGACGGAGGCGGAGCTGCGTCTCGCGGCACTGGTCCGTGAGGGCGCCAGCAACCAGGAGGCGGCGGCGAAGCTCTACCTCAGTGTGAAGACGGTCGAGGCCAGGCTGACCCGCATCTACCAGAAGCTGGACGTCCGTTCGCGCGCGCAGCTGGCCACCGCGCTCAACTCCTGGCCCGCGCACCGTCCGCCGCCGGAGACGACGGACGGCCCGGCGGGCCCCTGA